A genomic segment from Peribacillus sp. ACCC06369 encodes:
- a CDS encoding glycosyltransferase family 4 protein, with the protein MNNVLLLTDKLIIGGAEMYFCKLENHLQDENMMFYSAAATGELYKQIHNKQQFIPLSLKNHLANLKILTKQVSLKRIDVIHANSLRMLLYSIAIKKLTRRNIKLVYTKHNVTILEKKVPFLFKRVLNKHVEQIIAVSNFERDNLLQLGVRKRLIRTIYNGVDVEHFSFKQIQPKETFNVGILARLSKEKNHELFLKIVNELKDVPNVMFYIAGDGPEREFVEKMIKDLKLHHKVMLLGNASNPYEFICNMDLLLLTSLREVFPMVVLEAMAAGTPIMSVDVGGIKEAVVDHETGILISHHSEQEFANQIKSLQDNEDLRQRLGSKARQKVEESFSLSNMIHSTLKTYQ; encoded by the coding sequence ATGAACAATGTCCTGCTACTTACAGATAAACTCATAATAGGCGGAGCTGAGATGTATTTTTGCAAATTGGAAAACCATCTTCAGGATGAAAACATGATGTTTTACTCTGCTGCTGCGACGGGTGAATTGTACAAGCAAATCCATAACAAACAACAATTCATTCCTTTAAGCTTAAAGAATCACCTCGCCAATCTTAAAATACTAACTAAACAAGTTAGCTTAAAACGCATTGATGTCATTCATGCCAATAGTTTACGAATGCTGCTATATTCGATAGCCATTAAGAAACTAACCAGAAGAAATATCAAACTGGTGTACACCAAGCATAATGTAACGATTCTAGAAAAAAAGGTGCCCTTTCTATTTAAAAGGGTGCTGAACAAGCATGTTGAGCAAATCATTGCGGTCAGTAATTTTGAAAGAGATAACTTACTTCAATTGGGTGTTAGGAAGAGGCTTATTCGGACGATTTACAACGGCGTGGATGTGGAGCACTTTTCTTTTAAACAAATACAGCCTAAAGAAACATTCAATGTGGGAATTTTAGCCCGCTTATCAAAAGAAAAAAATCATGAACTATTCTTGAAAATTGTTAATGAGTTAAAGGATGTACCTAATGTGATGTTTTATATTGCCGGTGATGGACCGGAGCGAGAATTTGTAGAAAAAATGATTAAAGACTTAAAGTTACACCACAAAGTGATGCTCCTAGGCAATGCCTCCAATCCGTATGAATTTATATGCAATATGGACTTACTTCTATTAACATCACTTAGAGAAGTCTTTCCAATGGTCGTCCTGGAAGCAATGGCAGCTGGTACGCCAATTATGTCAGTGGATGTAGGCGGCATTAAAGAAGCCGTTGTGGACCATGAAACTGGGATTCTCATTTCACATCATTCAGAACAAGAATTTGCCAATCAAATTAAATCCCTTCAAGATAATGAGGATTTAAGACAACGCTTGGGAAGCAAAGCAAGACAAAAAGTAGAAGAATCCTTCTCCCTCTCGAATATGATTCATTCTACACTGAAAACCTATCAATGA
- a CDS encoding GDP-mannose 4,6-dehydratase yields MNYKSLDSSKTYLITGAAGFIGFFLSRKLLEQGCNVIGVDNINDYYDVKLKYARLEQLKPYEKFTFITGDISDKAIINNIFEEYKPNIVVNLAAQAGVRYSIENPDVYIQSNIIGFYNILEACRHNPVDHLVYASSSSVYGANKKVPFEETDFVDNPVSLYASTKKSNELMAHTYSHLYNIPATGLRFFTVYGPMGRPDMAYFGFTDKYFAGEPIKIFNNGDFENDLYRDFTFIDDIVEGIERLLSNPSVGDNNVPHKVFNIGNNNPEKLMAFIGALEKCLSNALGKEIEFDKVFEPIKPGDVPATYASTDMLQKAVGFKPETSIEEGLQKFVNWYVEYYNKK; encoded by the coding sequence TTGAATTACAAATCCCTAGATTCTAGTAAAACATACCTAATCACTGGAGCGGCAGGTTTCATCGGATTTTTCTTATCAAGGAAACTATTAGAACAAGGCTGTAATGTGATCGGTGTTGATAATATAAATGATTACTATGATGTGAAGCTTAAATATGCTCGTTTGGAGCAACTTAAACCTTATGAGAAATTTACCTTTATCACAGGTGATATCTCTGACAAAGCGATCATCAACAATATTTTTGAAGAATATAAGCCTAATATTGTAGTAAATCTGGCTGCCCAAGCTGGTGTGCGATACTCGATAGAAAATCCGGATGTGTACATTCAAAGTAATATCATTGGTTTTTACAACATACTTGAAGCTTGCAGGCACAATCCTGTGGACCATCTTGTATACGCATCATCTAGTTCTGTTTATGGAGCTAACAAAAAGGTTCCATTTGAAGAAACAGATTTTGTAGACAACCCTGTATCGCTTTATGCATCAACTAAGAAATCAAATGAATTGATGGCCCATACATACAGTCATCTATATAATATTCCTGCTACAGGACTCCGTTTCTTTACGGTTTATGGCCCTATGGGACGACCGGATATGGCCTACTTTGGATTTACTGATAAGTATTTTGCTGGTGAACCAATTAAGATCTTTAATAATGGTGATTTTGAAAATGACTTATATAGAGACTTCACCTTCATTGACGATATTGTCGAGGGAATAGAACGTCTTTTATCCAACCCTTCAGTAGGAGATAATAACGTTCCTCACAAAGTATTTAACATTGGAAATAACAATCCTGAAAAGTTGATGGCTTTCATTGGAGCTTTGGAGAAATGTTTAAGTAATGCTCTAGGTAAAGAGATAGAATTTGATAAGGTTTTTGAACCAATCAAACCTGGAGATGTACCTGCCACTTATGCTTCTACTGATATGCTGCAGAAGGCTGTCGGATTTAAGCCGGAAACTTCGATAGAAGAGGGTTTGCAAAAGTTCGTAAATTGGTATGTGGAATATTATAATAAAAAGTAA
- a CDS encoding UDP-glucose/GDP-mannose dehydrogenase family protein: protein MYKIAVAGTGYVGLVAGVCFAEVGHQVTCVDIDENKVNVMKSGISPIYEADLEELMQKNYASGRIDYTTDYKSAYKDADAIFIGVGTPEQPDGSANLSYIATVARQIAESVEKDCLVVVKSTVPVGTNDKVEQFIQDFLVNDVKVEVVSNPEFLAQGSAVHDTLHAERIIIGTESKWAEELMQDIYEPFHLPVVSVNRRSAEMIKYASNDFLALKISYMNDIANLCELVGADVQDVARGMSFDNRIGSKFLNAGIGYGGSCFPKDTKALEYLARQNGYELKTVKAAIDVNKDQKTMLYKKASKRLITFNGLKVAVLGLTFKPGTDDLREAASLENVPLLLEQGADIYAFDPVGAENFARVYPEGKNGKGSITYVANIEHALESANVCFIFTEWGEVKALTPETYKKLMRTPLVYDGRNIYSVEEMQKSGVEYHSIGRKPASREVIKESKHVELQIPRF from the coding sequence ATGTACAAAATAGCAGTAGCAGGAACAGGCTATGTCGGCTTAGTAGCAGGTGTATGTTTTGCCGAAGTGGGTCATCAAGTAACCTGTGTTGATATAGATGAAAATAAAGTAAACGTAATGAAGTCTGGAATTTCTCCTATCTATGAAGCTGATTTGGAAGAATTGATGCAGAAGAATTATGCTTCAGGAAGAATTGATTATACAACAGATTATAAATCCGCCTATAAGGATGCCGATGCAATTTTTATCGGTGTCGGTACTCCAGAGCAGCCAGATGGTTCTGCAAATCTTTCATACATTGCAACAGTTGCTAGGCAAATTGCTGAATCGGTGGAAAAGGATTGTCTAGTAGTCGTGAAATCTACAGTCCCAGTTGGCACGAATGATAAAGTCGAGCAGTTTATACAAGACTTTTTAGTTAATGATGTAAAAGTGGAAGTTGTATCGAACCCAGAATTCTTGGCACAAGGATCTGCCGTACATGATACACTGCATGCAGAACGGATCATTATCGGAACAGAGAGTAAATGGGCTGAAGAACTGATGCAGGATATCTATGAGCCATTTCATTTACCTGTTGTCTCAGTCAATAGAAGATCTGCAGAAATGATCAAGTATGCATCAAATGATTTTCTTGCCCTTAAAATCTCTTATATGAATGATATTGCAAATCTATGTGAATTGGTAGGTGCGGATGTTCAGGATGTCGCAAGAGGAATGAGCTTCGATAATCGTATCGGAAGCAAGTTTTTAAATGCGGGTATTGGTTATGGCGGTTCATGTTTTCCAAAGGATACTAAAGCATTGGAGTATCTGGCAAGACAAAACGGTTACGAGCTTAAAACCGTCAAAGCCGCCATTGATGTGAACAAGGACCAAAAGACGATGTTATATAAAAAGGCTAGTAAAAGACTCATTACTTTTAATGGGCTGAAAGTAGCAGTGTTAGGGTTGACTTTTAAGCCCGGTACTGACGATTTAAGAGAAGCTGCATCTCTTGAGAACGTGCCTTTATTATTAGAGCAAGGTGCCGATATCTATGCTTTTGATCCTGTTGGGGCAGAGAATTTTGCTAGAGTGTATCCAGAAGGTAAGAATGGCAAAGGCAGTATCACGTATGTTGCGAATATAGAGCATGCCCTAGAAAGTGCAAATGTCTGTTTTATTTTTACTGAATGGGGAGAAGTGAAAGCATTAACGCCTGAAACATATAAGAAGTTGATGAGGACTCCTTTAGTATATGACGGAAGAAATATCTATAGTGTTGAAGAGATGCAAAAATCAGGTGTAGAGTATCACTCTATTGGAAGAAAACCTGCAAGTAGAGAAGTCATAAAGGAGTCGAAACACGTTGAATTACAAATCCCTAGATTCTAG
- a CDS encoding lipopolysaccharide biosynthesis protein: MENKELSKNIANATKWSTVTEFVAKIFIPVTNMILARLLTPEAFGVIATVIIVISFADMLTDSGFQKYLIQHEFETNREKIQSINVAFWTNLLISFFLWFVIIIFSERIATLVGNQGLGAVISIAGISLPLTSFSSIQMAIYRRDLDYRTLFKVRIISVFIPFIVTIPLAILGYSYWSLIAGTICGNLVNAVFLTINSKWKPTLFYSFSILKKMLSFSLWSLVEAISIWSTSYIGTFIVAGALNNYYLGLYNTTMITVNGILAIIVTATTSVLFSSLSRLQNNEDEFVKVFLKFIRLSAMIILPMGMGIFIYRELLTDILLGKQWHEASFFVGLWGLMSSITIVFGTYCSEVYRSKGRPKLSLLVQFLYLIGLVPTLMISVKYGFDTLVYGHSMIKIYHILVNWVVMYTVFKMSPLLMIKNVLPSIYCTLMMGGVALMLQLVSDKYIWSFLSIGICIIFYFVILMRFPKSRKELVAIIASFNIPHKEKILKVRN; the protein is encoded by the coding sequence ATGGAAAATAAAGAATTATCTAAAAATATAGCTAATGCAACAAAATGGTCCACAGTTACAGAATTTGTTGCAAAGATTTTTATACCTGTTACGAATATGATTTTAGCAAGGTTACTAACTCCCGAAGCTTTTGGAGTAATAGCTACTGTCATTATTGTAATAAGTTTTGCGGATATGCTCACTGATTCTGGATTTCAGAAGTACCTGATACAACATGAATTTGAAACTAACAGAGAAAAAATACAAAGTATAAATGTTGCATTCTGGACGAATCTACTAATATCATTTTTTTTATGGTTTGTAATAATAATTTTTAGTGAACGAATTGCAACACTGGTTGGAAATCAAGGTCTTGGAGCTGTTATTTCTATTGCCGGTATTTCTTTGCCGTTAACATCGTTTTCAAGTATCCAAATGGCTATATATAGGAGAGATTTAGATTATAGAACCTTATTTAAGGTAAGAATCATTAGTGTTTTTATTCCATTTATTGTAACTATACCTCTAGCAATTTTAGGTTATAGCTATTGGTCTTTGATAGCGGGTACTATATGTGGGAACTTAGTAAATGCAGTGTTTCTAACTATAAATTCTAAATGGAAGCCAACGCTGTTTTATAGTTTCTCCATTCTAAAAAAAATGCTATCTTTTAGCCTTTGGTCTTTAGTAGAGGCCATTTCAATTTGGTCTACCTCGTATATAGGTACTTTTATCGTAGCCGGTGCATTAAACAATTATTATCTAGGACTATATAATACAACAATGATAACGGTGAACGGTATTTTAGCTATTATCGTAACAGCAACAACATCAGTTCTATTTTCTTCTTTATCTAGGTTACAGAACAATGAAGATGAATTTGTAAAGGTCTTTCTAAAATTTATTCGTCTTAGTGCTATGATAATTTTACCTATGGGAATGGGGATTTTTATATATAGAGAATTATTGACCGATATTTTGCTAGGAAAGCAATGGCATGAAGCTAGTTTTTTTGTAGGTCTTTGGGGATTAATGAGTAGTATAACAATAGTATTTGGGACTTATTGTAGCGAAGTCTATCGTTCGAAAGGGAGACCTAAACTCTCTTTATTAGTACAATTCTTGTATTTAATTGGTCTTGTACCGACTTTAATGATCAGCGTAAAGTATGGCTTTGATACTTTAGTTTATGGTCATTCTATGATAAAAATTTATCACATCTTGGTTAACTGGGTAGTAATGTATACTGTATTTAAAATGTCTCCGTTGTTGATGATTAAAAATGTTCTTCCATCAATTTACTGCACTTTGATGATGGGAGGGGTAGCATTAATGTTACAATTAGTTAGTGATAAATATATTTGGAGCTTTCTATCAATAGGTATATGTATTATTTTCTATTTTGTCATATTGATGCGGTTTCCAAAGAGTAGAAAAGAGCTTGTGGCAATTATAGCAAGTTTTAATATTCCACATAAAGAAAAAATATTAAAAGTGAGAAATTAG
- a CDS encoding glycosyltransferase: MKKKKVVLLITGLYYGGMERVAFIAHNLLKEQYDVSVVTLYSTEADYKPEFKYIDLNCPPKSNKFLKLLNIVKRTYAVRKMKKEIKPDIVMSFGTSANFANVSSKGKESVIVGIRSYDWLTDYFATFTIDKWIYNKADLVVSVSKVIADKAEKTFNIEKSKSKVLYNPYDVKYIRKKAKEQITEIDIPNNGKVIISVGRLVNQKGFNHLIKAFSLVLNEFPDAMLLIVGHGDKESKLIKLISDLGVDDNVVLLGGQDNPYKFMQIANLYVLSSITEGFPNAMVEAMSVGLPVLAVDCKSGPREILSLSDHNEEAQGLEKNEYGIISLEASKSFDYDAQNIEECDYVLANGMKMLLNNADLRSHYSNKSYERAHEFTYEKFKCNLVSIFDSL, translated from the coding sequence ATGAAAAAAAAAAAGGTAGTATTATTAATAACAGGTTTATATTATGGTGGTATGGAAAGAGTAGCTTTTATTGCTCATAATTTACTTAAGGAACAGTATGATGTATCTGTGGTGACTTTGTATTCTACAGAAGCAGATTATAAACCAGAGTTTAAATATATAGATTTAAATTGTCCACCAAAATCAAATAAGTTTTTAAAATTACTTAATATAGTAAAAAGAACTTATGCTGTTAGAAAAATGAAAAAAGAAATAAAACCAGATATTGTAATGTCTTTTGGTACATCAGCTAATTTTGCTAATGTTTCTTCAAAAGGGAAAGAGAGTGTAATTGTTGGAATAAGGTCTTATGATTGGCTAACTGATTATTTTGCGACTTTCACTATTGATAAATGGATATATAATAAAGCAGATTTGGTTGTATCGGTAAGTAAGGTAATAGCGGATAAGGCTGAAAAAACTTTCAATATAGAGAAATCCAAAAGTAAAGTTTTATATAATCCGTATGACGTCAAATATATTCGGAAAAAGGCAAAGGAACAAATTACTGAAATAGATATACCTAATAATGGTAAAGTTATAATTTCCGTTGGAAGATTAGTTAACCAAAAAGGATTTAATCATCTAATTAAAGCTTTTTCACTGGTTTTAAATGAATTTCCAGATGCAATGTTATTAATTGTAGGTCATGGAGATAAGGAAAGTAAATTAATAAAGTTAATTAGTGATCTAGGGGTAGATGACAATGTAGTTTTACTAGGTGGCCAAGACAATCCGTATAAATTTATGCAGATCGCTAACCTTTATGTTTTGTCTTCTATAACAGAAGGATTTCCAAATGCAATGGTTGAAGCGATGTCTGTAGGACTACCTGTTTTGGCAGTGGATTGTAAATCTGGACCTAGGGAAATATTATCATTATCGGACCACAACGAAGAGGCTCAGGGTTTAGAGAAAAATGAATATGGTATTATTTCACTTGAAGCTAGTAAAAGTTTCGATTATGATGCACAAAACATTGAAGAGTGTGACTATGTTTTAGCAAATGGCATGAAAATGTTATTAAATAATGCTGATTTAAGAAGCCATTATTCAAACAAGTCATATGAAAGGGCACATGAATTTACATATGAAAAATTCAAGTGTAATTTAGTTAGCATTTTTGATAGTTTGTAA
- a CDS encoding O-antigen ligase family protein — MITNGPQIHKNKNIEFVEVIMIILYNVVMLFHEIISKPIIIAIGVLWFVWFLSRKRNKWNVVQKLAFLACIYVPTSFVSVLGTSYGHFPLTWYHLALMFAYILIIFKGFSAGFYFYSPFLMLFFGILTLWTSVGITDSIKQLLTIVLFIISFFIGEQISKFSNEEFEAKLKSFYLISVFSFSLVVIIQRVCADYLQLVVGYYDVIGENRIVSAGLMNDYSFATLYIATGAIWLVIDYVDNKLINTWKFIMCEAFLLMSILLVNSRTGLFALVIAMSFYLFVKMVQGKVKSIFIIMGILLIIPFVTQYIVENRGGQLLFEGSGRGKLIDSAFQVFLENPIFGIGLGTSNWGTLTGLWLPHNMITQYLAQLGIVGSILLYLNFLVLAYKYLKYKTGLFWVLLTVLIGAMAIPDIVSSRFLSVLIMITIISSANKKLQRKENRVNITS; from the coding sequence ATGATCACAAACGGTCCACAAATTCATAAGAATAAAAATATTGAATTTGTCGAAGTTATTATGATAATCCTATATAACGTTGTTATGTTATTTCATGAAATAATCAGTAAACCGATAATTATAGCTATAGGGGTTTTATGGTTTGTATGGTTCCTTTCTAGAAAACGGAATAAGTGGAATGTTGTACAAAAACTAGCCTTCTTGGCCTGCATATACGTCCCAACTTCGTTTGTTTCAGTCTTAGGTACAAGTTATGGTCATTTTCCATTGACATGGTATCATTTGGCATTAATGTTTGCCTATATCCTGATTATCTTTAAAGGTTTTAGTGCAGGTTTTTATTTCTACTCTCCATTCTTAATGTTGTTTTTTGGCATACTAACATTATGGACAAGTGTGGGCATAACAGACTCTATAAAACAATTGTTAACAATTGTTTTATTTATAATATCATTTTTTATTGGAGAGCAAATATCTAAATTTTCTAATGAAGAATTTGAAGCAAAATTAAAAAGCTTTTATTTAATTAGCGTATTTTCTTTTTCATTAGTAGTTATTATACAAAGAGTATGCGCTGATTATTTACAACTTGTGGTCGGGTATTATGATGTTATTGGAGAAAATCGAATTGTTAGTGCAGGTTTAATGAATGATTACAGTTTTGCGACATTATATATAGCTACTGGTGCTATCTGGCTAGTTATTGATTACGTTGATAATAAACTAATTAATACATGGAAATTTATTATGTGTGAAGCTTTTTTATTAATGTCAATTTTATTAGTAAATTCAAGAACAGGTCTATTTGCATTGGTTATTGCAATGTCATTTTACTTATTTGTGAAAATGGTACAAGGCAAAGTTAAATCAATTTTTATAATAATGGGTATCTTATTAATTATTCCTTTTGTCACACAGTATATAGTTGAAAATCGTGGAGGTCAGTTACTATTTGAGGGATCTGGTCGTGGAAAATTAATTGACTCTGCTTTCCAAGTTTTTTTAGAAAACCCAATTTTTGGTATAGGGTTAGGGACGAGTAATTGGGGTACACTTACCGGCCTTTGGTTGCCACATAATATGATTACTCAATATTTAGCTCAATTAGGCATTGTAGGATCTATACTTTTATACTTAAACTTTTTGGTGTTGGCTTATAAGTATTTAAAATATAAAACCGGTTTATTCTGGGTGTTACTAACTGTTTTAATTGGGGCAATGGCTATACCAGATATAGTTAGCTCTCGATTTCTATCCGTATTAATTATGATTACAATAATATCATCGGCTAATAAGAAGCTGCAAAGAAAAGAAAACAGAGTTAATATTACAAGCTGA
- a CDS encoding glycosyltransferase, translating to MSDKIKVLHLLQSDKFSGAENVACKIIEMFNDDTNFEMAYCSKSGQISDVLQKKGIMYYPMSNLSIREVKRVVDLFEPDIIHAHDASASVISSMLSKRYPILSHMHSNPPWIKKMGKNSILYFISSLRFRNVLTVSSSIMEEYVFGRFLTKKTTIIKNPIDINAIRTKANANNSEKLYDIAYIGRLATPKNPMRFIKLINKLKSNIPHISAVMIGDGVLRKQCKDLIDNLGLNGSITMVGFQENPYSLLEKVKVLCITSKWEGYGLVAVEAMALGRPVVCTPVGGLPMLVNSTCGKICTSDEDFTNELEKLLIDKEYWKGKSNGSIIQANLLDNIPSYKKNIDEIYNKMLGVR from the coding sequence ATGAGTGATAAAATCAAAGTATTACACTTATTGCAAAGTGACAAATTTTCAGGTGCAGAAAACGTTGCATGTAAAATAATTGAAATGTTTAATGATGATACAAACTTTGAAATGGCTTATTGTAGTAAAAGTGGCCAGATAAGCGATGTATTACAAAAAAAGGGTATTATGTATTATCCAATGAGTAATCTATCTATTAGGGAGGTAAAACGAGTAGTTGACTTATTTGAACCGGATATAATTCACGCTCACGATGCGAGTGCAAGTGTCATAAGTTCTATGCTATCTAAAAGATATCCTATTCTTAGCCACATGCATAGTAATCCGCCATGGATTAAGAAGATGGGTAAAAATTCTATTTTATACTTTATTTCTAGCCTTCGATTCAGGAATGTTTTAACTGTTTCTAGTTCAATAATGGAAGAATATGTTTTTGGGAGATTTTTGACAAAAAAAACAACAATAATTAAAAACCCAATTGATATAAATGCTATAAGAACTAAAGCTAATGCCAATAATTCGGAAAAATTGTATGATATCGCTTATATTGGAAGATTGGCTACACCGAAAAATCCTATGAGATTTATTAAATTAATAAATAAATTAAAAAGTAACATTCCTCATATTTCTGCTGTCATGATTGGTGATGGAGTCTTAAGAAAACAGTGCAAAGATTTAATTGATAATTTAGGCCTTAATGGAAGTATCACTATGGTAGGTTTTCAGGAAAATCCTTATAGTCTTTTAGAGAAAGTAAAAGTACTATGTATTACTTCTAAATGGGAAGGTTATGGATTAGTAGCTGTAGAAGCAATGGCGTTGGGACGCCCAGTTGTTTGTACTCCGGTAGGGGGGTTGCCAATGTTGGTAAATAGTACATGTGGGAAAATTTGTACTTCAGATGAAGATTTTACTAATGAACTAGAGAAATTATTGATTGATAAAGAGTATTGGAAGGGTAAATCAAATGGCTCAATTATTCAAGCGAACTTATTAGATAATATTCCGTCATATAAGAAGAATATCGATGAAATCTATAATAAGATGCTTGGAGTGAGATAA
- a CDS encoding glycosyltransferase family 4 protein, translating into MKKYLFISNSTKPTKDQQISREKVKLTNVSLPCIEAVMNMGYEVYMGVNRSNAEELDCEYDINFYNSSTYRSLTDIKSNFTAFRNLMTLLKREKIQVIHCNTPIGGLVGRICGKLAKVPKVIYTAHGFHFYEGASFINRTVIKFAELWMARYTDVIITMNLEDYKAAQKFKLRNGGKVYYVPGVGVDTKNYQLEYDNNESLRRSLGLREDDIILISMGDLVDRKNYTASINAVAKSKNQKLHFLICGRGPELDSLQKLAKRLGVERNIHFLGFRTDIKELLSVSDIFLLTSYQEGLPRSMMEAMATGLPCVASKVRGNTDLIEASKGGYLCNPDDIDGLAECISKLALNEQLRGEMGLANLTSIREYDVENVKKIISDIYLKELSNVKD; encoded by the coding sequence ATGAAAAAATACCTTTTTATTTCTAATAGTACAAAACCCACTAAAGATCAACAGATTAGTAGAGAAAAGGTTAAATTAACAAATGTAAGTTTACCTTGTATTGAAGCTGTGATGAATATGGGGTACGAAGTGTATATGGGTGTAAATAGAAGTAATGCAGAAGAACTCGATTGTGAATATGACATAAATTTTTATAACTCAAGTACTTATAGAAGTTTAACAGATATTAAAAGTAATTTTACAGCTTTTAGAAATCTTATGACACTTTTGAAAAGAGAAAAAATACAGGTTATCCACTGCAATACTCCAATAGGTGGATTGGTGGGGCGAATCTGTGGGAAACTAGCAAAGGTACCAAAAGTAATTTATACTGCACATGGGTTTCATTTTTATGAGGGTGCATCATTTATTAATAGAACTGTTATAAAGTTTGCTGAATTGTGGATGGCACGGTACACAGATGTAATCATAACAATGAATCTAGAAGATTATAAAGCAGCCCAAAAATTTAAACTTCGTAATGGTGGAAAGGTCTATTATGTACCAGGAGTTGGCGTAGATACAAAGAATTATCAACTTGAGTATGATAATAATGAAAGTCTAAGAAGATCTCTTGGATTGAGAGAAGATGATATTATCTTAATTTCAATGGGGGATTTAGTTGACAGAAAAAATTATACTGCCTCTATTAATGCAGTTGCTAAATCGAAAAATCAAAAACTTCATTTCTTAATATGTGGGAGAGGGCCAGAATTAGACTCTCTTCAGAAGCTAGCGAAGAGATTAGGGGTAGAGAGAAACATTCACTTCTTAGGGTTTAGGACTGATATTAAGGAACTATTAAGTGTTTCTGATATATTTTTATTGACATCTTATCAAGAAGGTCTTCCGCGATCAATGATGGAAGCGATGGCTACAGGATTGCCATGTGTCGCTTCAAAAGTACGTGGAAATACAGATTTGATTGAAGCTAGTAAAGGTGGATACTTGTGTAATCCAGATGATATTGACGGACTTGCAGAGTGTATTTCTAAACTAGCATTGAATGAGCAACTTAGAGGTGAAATGGGTCTCGCTAACTTAACATCTATAAGAGAGTATGATGTAGAGAATGTTAAAAAGATAATAAGTGATATTTACTTAAAGGAATTAAGTAATGTTAAAGACTGA
- a CDS encoding ATP-grasp domain-containing protein: MILGASILQLPAILKAKKMGLHVIAVDMDKNAVGFEHSDVCLNISTIDIPKIVDAAKLHEIDGIMTLASDLPIRTVAAVSEELNIVGISKETAINVTNKASMRAILNQHSVPIPMFFRVVTQNEYLNAIQFFQNEFVVKPADNSGSRGVILVDDINNEQFINYAFEYSKKYSRSGEIIVEEFMEGPEVSVETLSFDGHTHIIAITDKVTTGSPEFVEMGHSIPSQLSIDTKLQIEKVVIAAIKAVGINNGPSHTEIIITKDGPKVVELGARLGGDNITTHLVPFATGVDMVEACIEIAFGNNPVLNKRISMGSAIRYFKTKKGKILNIYGEQEAEKLPGIKEITFTKNIGDNIEEINSSVDRVGYVIAQSKDAVEAIKICEEAVEKMIIEI, translated from the coding sequence ATGATTCTTGGAGCTAGTATATTGCAACTTCCAGCTATTTTAAAAGCAAAAAAAATGGGACTGCATGTAATTGCTGTAGATATGGACAAGAATGCAGTTGGTTTTGAACATTCAGATGTTTGTCTTAATATTAGTACGATAGATATACCTAAAATTGTTGATGCTGCTAAGTTGCATGAAATAGATGGAATTATGACACTTGCGAGTGATTTGCCTATAAGGACTGTAGCCGCTGTTTCAGAAGAGTTAAATATAGTTGGAATTAGTAAAGAAACAGCAATTAATGTAACTAATAAAGCTTCAATGAGAGCAATATTGAATCAGCATAGTGTTCCTATACCAATGTTTTTTAGGGTAGTTACTCAGAATGAATATCTTAATGCTATACAATTTTTCCAAAATGAGTTTGTAGTCAAGCCTGCAGATAATTCGGGAAGTCGAGGGGTAATTTTAGTTGATGATATAAATAACGAACAGTTTATTAATTATGCCTTTGAGTATAGTAAAAAGTACTCTCGTAGTGGTGAAATTATTGTAGAGGAATTTATGGAAGGTCCCGAAGTAAGTGTAGAAACGTTAAGCTTTGACGGCCACACTCATATTATTGCAATTACAGACAAAGTAACAACAGGGTCACCAGAATTCGTTGAAATGGGACATTCTATACCATCACAATTATCTATTGATACCAAGTTACAAATCGAAAAAGTAGTAATAGCAGCCATAAAAGCTGTAGGAATCAATAATGGACCTTCTCATACTGAAATTATTATTACCAAAGATGGACCTAAAGTTGTTGAGTTAGGAGCTCGATTGGGTGGGGATAATATTACAACACACTTAGTTCCTTTTGCTACTGGAGTGGATATGGTAGAGGCCTGCATTGAAATTGCCTTTGGTAATAATCCAGTTCTTAATAAAAGAATCTCTATGGGTTCAGCAATACGTTATTTTAAAACAAAAAAAGGTAAGATTTTGAATATTTATGGTGAACAAGAAGCAGAGAAACTACCTGGGATTAAAGAAATTACTTTCACCAAAAATATTGGAGATAATATTGAGGAAATAAATAGTAGCGTTGATAGAGTTGGGTATGTTATTGCTCAATCTAAAGATGCTGTAGAAGCAATTAAGATATGTGAAGAAGCAGTTGAAAAAATGATAATAGAAATTTGA